Within the Catalinimonas niigatensis genome, the region ACCCATTATGTACGGACTGGCCACCGACGATGCCCACAGCTATCATGTATACAATACAGACCAAAGTAATCCCGGACGAGGCTGGGTGATGGTAAGAGCCGAAGAACTCACTCCCGAAGCACTTATTGCAGCCATGGAAGCCGGAGATTTTTACAGCACCACCGGAGTTATATTGGAAGAGGTAACCTACGGCAACGACTCCCTTGCACTAAAAGTGAAAAAAGAAGGAGGCATTGACTACCGCATACAGTTTTGGGGCACCAAAAAAGGCGGTGCTGAAGGGGATGAAATCAGCCGTGATGCCATGGGCGTGCTGCTCAAAGAAGTAAAAGGGACAGAGGCGCATTACAAGCTTCAAGAAGATGAACTCTATGTGCGCGCCAAGATCATTTCCACCAAACCCAAGGTCAATCCTTTCCAGGAAGGAGATGTGGAAGTGGCCTGGACGCAGCCGGTGGTGTATGATTAATCCCGTAGTTCTTCTTCAGTCAAGGGAGGTACCCATTTTCCGTTCAGCATGACTTTTTCTATCTGGTACATGGCTTTGATATCTTCGTAGGGGTTGCCTTTCACCAGAATCAGGTCGGCCTGTTTGCCTGCTTCTATGCTGCCCAAACGGTCTTCTATGCGGAAGAAGCGGGCGTTTTCCATGGTAGCTGCCTGGATCACTTCCGCATTGCTCAAACCGCTTTCGGCAAGCAACTCCATCTCCCTTTGGAAGGCCCAGCCAAAATCGGCATAAGGTACATAAGAGTGCGAACCTACCACAACAGTGGCACCTGCTTCTTTGGCTCTGCCTACAAAAGCCAGCATCTTCCTGAACCCATTGGCTTTGATGCTGTCTGTCTTTTCTTCTTCCAACTGGTATTCAAAGATGGCCAGTGTAGGACTTATTACTGTACCATTTTCTACAATCAACTGGATCAGTGAATCAGCCTGGGCGCTGTTGAGGTCAATGCTGTTCCACATCTCATACCTGCCGTTTCTCCGGGCATTGTTATCTGCCAAAACCATCTGGCGATAGCGTTCTGCATCCTGGTAAGGCAGCAGGTCAATGCCAAAAGAAGTAATATGTTCTATTCCATCTATGCCCGCATGGATCGCATCGGTAGCAGAGGTGATTTCCAGATGGGCTACGGCGGGAATGCCATAGGCATGCGCTGTCTCAGAAATGGCTTGCATGATTTTGGGAGGAATGCGGAAATACACTTTGATGGCCGAAGCTCCTTGCGCTACAAACTTGTCTACCTGTTCTTTTGCCTCAATCTCGTCCCGTACCATAGCAGAGTTTTTGGGATAGGCAGGAGGAAACATATCCAGGTGCGGTCCGGTGAGGAACAAGCGGGGAAGAGGATCACCCGATGCCCGTACTTTGTCATAGTCCTCTATCCAGGCGCCGGGGTCTCTGACGGAGGTGACACCTCGGCGCAAAAAATGGGTAGGCAAAGCCTGATTGCCCAGATGAAAATGGGCGTCTATCAGGCCGGGCATCAATGTCAAACCATCTGCTTCCAATACTTCCGCTTCCTGAGGAAGCTCCACACTGTCTCTCCTGCCTACCTTCTGGATTTCCCCATTCCTGACAATCACTACGGCATCCTGCACAGGCTCACCTCTATGTCCGTCAATGAGGGTAGCCCCAACAATGGCAATGGTCTGCTCACCGGCAGGAATGACATCTTCATTCACTGCTTTTATTTCTACGGCAGTAGTTTTTTCTGAAGAATAGGCTGCTTTTTCATCTTCTGCCTGCTGATTACAACCAGATAGTAAAAGTATAAGAAAGCTTAATTTGATAAAGTGATTCATGGTTTTTATAAGAGGTAAATAGGGTATTATGCATAGAGATCTGCTAAGTTTTTAAAACTTAGCAGATCTGGGTTTAGGAAATTTCTATCTGGTGCTCAAAAGGCGTAATGCCAGTGATGTAGACACACTGTGCTTCTAACTTGGGTAGTGCTCCTCTTAGTTGTGTCCAACTATGCTCGGCTTTTCCCGGGCCAAAGCGGATTGCACTGTCTCCTTCTTTGAGCGTAGCATAACCTTCTTCTAGCAGGTATGCATCCTCAGTATCCTCTACTTTTTGTACTCCGCTCAACTTACTGCCTTTGCGGAAAGCCATTTCCAGCGCTACAGGAACACGGTCGGTACCCGTCACGCTGATGTCCAGTTGGAAGCCTGTGCTTG harbors:
- a CDS encoding amidohydrolase family protein — protein: MNHFIKLSFLILLLSGCNQQAEDEKAAYSSEKTTAVEIKAVNEDVIPAGEQTIAIVGATLIDGHRGEPVQDAVVIVRNGEIQKVGRRDSVELPQEAEVLEADGLTLMPGLIDAHFHLGNQALPTHFLRRGVTSVRDPGAWIEDYDKVRASGDPLPRLFLTGPHLDMFPPAYPKNSAMVRDEIEAKEQVDKFVAQGASAIKVYFRIPPKIMQAISETAHAYGIPAVAHLEITSATDAIHAGIDGIEHITSFGIDLLPYQDAERYRQMVLADNNARRNGRYEMWNSIDLNSAQADSLIQLIVENGTVISPTLAIFEYQLEEEKTDSIKANGFRKMLAFVGRAKEAGATVVVGSHSYVPYADFGWAFQREMELLAESGLSNAEVIQAATMENARFFRIEDRLGSIEAGKQADLILVKGNPYEDIKAMYQIEKVMLNGKWVPPLTEEELRD